GCTGCGTGCACCGACGATCAAGCAAACGAACTTCGAAGACTGGCTTCTCGACAAGGCAACTTAGTCTTTGGTTGGAAGCTTGTAGCAAGCCGCTTCCTCTGCATTGCGAACCAGCAGCAAGTCACCGTACAGGCACAGCGGGTTCCAGGTCGGCGCGATTTCGCTTGAGAGTGCCTTGATACGCGAGAACTCGTGGTAGTCTTCCGAGGCCGTATCGACCAACGCGAGGTCACCTTCTTCCCCCATAACCAGCAGCACATCACCCACCAGCAGAAGCTGTCCGTGACCGAATCCACGCTCACGCCACTCGGGGCGTTTGGCTTCTAGCTTGACCTTCTCCAAGATGCCATCGTTCAGCCCGAAGACATAGTCGTCCTGAATCGCAACGTTGGTGAACTTGGTCTTAAGGACGCGGCTATTGTCCCATAGTACTTTGGTCGTAAAACCTTCCCCCACCGCCTGGACCTCAAACGTACTGGCACCTTGTCCATAGCCCTTGGAAACGAAGAAGCGGTTGCTCCCCAGCGAGTGGACCTGCGAGCAAGTGGCATTGCCGGCAGAATTGCCGGGCCAATCGATCGACCACATCTCTTGGCCGGTGGATGGGTCATGGCCAGTGATCGTCGACTCGTTCACACTGATGATCTGATCCTTGCCGTCAACCTGAGCAATGCTGGGCGAGGCGTAGCTGATCTGATGATGCCCACCTTCCCAAACCTTCTCACCCGTTACTGCATCGAAAGCCACCAGCGAGGCCATGGCGTCCTTTTGGGTTTTATCTGGCCCACCAGCGGGAATGATGACAATCTTGCGATCTTCCAACTCGTACGCCAAAGGACTGTTGGCACGCCCCCAGGCAATATTTTTGACTTCCACGTCCGGCGTCACGCCGTACATTTCGAGCAGGTCGTGCTGCCAAACGATGTCGCCGGTGCGCTGGTCCAGACAGCGTAGTACTCCGGTGGCACCCAACGCGTACACGCGTCCATCGAAGAGCAGGGGAGTGCAGCGAGGCCCTACGTAACCCATCACCGTGTAATGCCGCGTCTCGACGCCGGTTCCCCAAATTGGCTTGCCGGTTTGCATGTCGTAGCAGGTCACCAGTTCTTCATTGTCGCGCTGCTCCATCGTGTAGATGCGACCATCGAGCGCCGAGAAGCCTGACCACCCGGCACCGATTGGCATACGCCAGATCTCTTTCGGTGGATGAGATGCCCAATCAGTCTCGAGGTTCGGACCGGACAAACGGCTATTTCGATCGGGGCCTAAGAACTGGGCAAACGCGTTCGGGTCGTCGGCCACGGATCGGGGACTGTCTTCCGCCTGATTGGCTCCCGAAGCGGTGAACTCGCCCAGACGCTGATCAGGGGCTTTGCCAAAACGATAGCCGAATCGTGGAACCATCTCGCCGGAGACGCCCTGGATCTCGAACACGGCAAAGAAACCCATCACGGCCAGGCCGATCAAAGTAATCGGGGTAAAGCGAATCGCGGCCGGCCAACTACTGGCGAACGTGAACCAAACCAGGGGGATGAAACAAGCAAAGAAACCGCCGATCAACGCCATCACATTGCAGATCGCCGGATCACGGAAGAACCACAGCGCGTCGTACAGGTCGGCCAAGGGACCATTTCCGAGAATGCGTCCAAAGAACCCAACCACTCCCAAAAGCAGAAAACACGTGCCCACGATCCAAATCCAGCGTGGGGGAATGTAGCGGCTTGCAGGGCCGGCTGACGCCTCGCTGGCCGTCGACTGGGATGCTGTCGGATTTCCGGGACCGGACTGACTACTCATGATTCTCTCGTCAAATGGAAAGTTCCGCCTGGGCTTGCGGCTTCAGTATAACGCCTGATGCACCAGGGAACCGACGGGGGCTCGCGTGAATTCACCGACAATTCATTCGCTGCCCAACGAAAAAGGGAAAGCCCTTCGGCTTTCCCTTTCATTCCATGTTTGCCATCTAAGCGTATCGGCGTCGATTAGTGTCCGACGGTGATGCCCCAATGAACACCGGGTCGGTGGTGGTAATGTCGATGATGCCAGTGTGGGCCGTAATAGGGGGCCGGGCCATAGTAATGTTCTTCCACGATCACCCGATCTCGCACTGGGGCGGAAACGACTTCGACCGGCGGGTTTTGCATCGCGTTGATAACGCCGTCGCTTACGCCGTTGGTCTTCAGATAAACCAGATCCTGAGCCGATGGCACCTGAGCGACACCGTGCCGTCGGATATGCGTTGTGATAACCTGATCGCCGAGGCCAGCTTTGCTCATCGCAATTACATCATCAAAGGTTGTTTGTCCTTCGATGCTACGCCCTAAACGCTGTTGAAAGAGAGCCTGGTTTCGGGCTTCCACTTCGTCCATATGTGCCCCAACGGCCGAACCTGCCGTGGCCCCAACCAGCCCGCCAATTATGGCACCGCCGGCCGTATGTCCCGAAGCACTACCGATGGCC
Above is a genomic segment from Blastopirellula marina containing:
- a CDS encoding PQQ-binding-like beta-propeller repeat protein, with product MSSQSGPGNPTASQSTASEASAGPASRYIPPRWIWIVGTCFLLLGVVGFFGRILGNGPLADLYDALWFFRDPAICNVMALIGGFFACFIPLVWFTFASSWPAAIRFTPITLIGLAVMGFFAVFEIQGVSGEMVPRFGYRFGKAPDQRLGEFTASGANQAEDSPRSVADDPNAFAQFLGPDRNSRLSGPNLETDWASHPPKEIWRMPIGAGWSGFSALDGRIYTMEQRDNEELVTCYDMQTGKPIWGTGVETRHYTVMGYVGPRCTPLLFDGRVYALGATGVLRCLDQRTGDIVWQHDLLEMYGVTPDVEVKNIAWGRANSPLAYELEDRKIVIIPAGGPDKTQKDAMASLVAFDAVTGEKVWEGGHHQISYASPSIAQVDGKDQIISVNESTITGHDPSTGQEMWSIDWPGNSAGNATCSQVHSLGSNRFFVSKGYGQGASTFEVQAVGEGFTTKVLWDNSRVLKTKFTNVAIQDDYVFGLNDGILEKVKLEAKRPEWRERGFGHGQLLLVGDVLLVMGEEGDLALVDTASEDYHEFSRIKALSSEIAPTWNPLCLYGDLLLVRNAEEAACYKLPTKD
- a CDS encoding glycine zipper domain-containing protein, which translates into the protein MRRVAPIIYVFVAVSAASLGCRSPYHQDQLGVLGAGTGALAGAAIGSASGHTAGGAIIGGLVGATAGSAVGAHMDEVEARNQALFQQRLGRSIEGQTTFDDVIAMSKAGLGDQVITTHIRRHGVAQVPSAQDLVYLKTNGVSDGVINAMQNPPVEVVSAPVRDRVIVEEHYYGPAPYYGPHWHHRHYHHRPGVHWGITVGH